The proteins below are encoded in one region of Effusibacillus lacus:
- the rbfA gene encoding 30S ribosome-binding factor RbfA — protein sequence MGKIRVSRVGEQLKKEISNIIQNELKDPRIGFLTVTDVEVSGDLQIAKVYVSVLGSQDQKAESLNALRKATGFIRSEVGRRIRLRLTPELIFELDTSLEYSSKIQQVLRDINSERKE from the coding sequence ATGGGCAAAATCAGGGTCAGTCGCGTGGGCGAACAGCTGAAGAAAGAAATTTCCAATATCATTCAAAATGAGTTGAAAGATCCCCGAATCGGCTTTCTTACAGTTACAGATGTGGAAGTGTCCGGGGATCTCCAGATTGCCAAAGTCTATGTATCTGTCTTGGGCTCTCAGGATCAAAAGGCAGAATCGCTGAATGCCTTGCGGAAGGCAACCGGATTTATCCGCAGTGAGGTGGGCCGCAGGATTCGATTGCGTTTAACGCCGGAACTGATATTTGAATTGGATACCTCGCTAGAGTACAGCAGCAAGATCCAGCAAGTTTTGCGCGACATAAACTCCGAAAGGAAGGAGTAG
- the truB gene encoding tRNA pseudouridine(55) synthase TruB, with translation MTSQQVVGRIKRILGVRKVGHTGTLDPDVDGVLPICIGHATRVAEYMLDQNKTYIGEVTFGFSTDTQDASGEVLEKVEQVNLTEEQIVKGIARFVGEIEQVPPAFSAVKIGGKRAYDLARKGESVSLPPRKVTIYSLQVLEMNLQRKLPSVRFLVECSKGTYVRTLCHDLGQALGVPAHMSALTRTKSGPFSLEMAHTLEEIEQAQTEATVENLLLPLSAAVEYLPVQAISDKLERRVINGMEMHFPAKDLPLVTGSLLRIQTREGKLLAIYRVVETDGQTIRTKPEKVFKQQGRLEL, from the coding sequence ATGACCTCGCAACAGGTGGTCGGCAGAATCAAAAGAATACTGGGTGTCAGGAAAGTGGGACATACCGGTACCCTTGACCCCGATGTTGACGGTGTCCTTCCGATTTGTATCGGGCATGCCACCAGAGTTGCGGAGTATATGCTTGACCAGAACAAGACCTATATCGGGGAAGTGACATTCGGCTTCTCCACTGACACTCAGGATGCATCAGGGGAAGTGTTGGAAAAGGTCGAACAGGTCAACTTGACGGAAGAACAGATTGTCAAGGGGATCGCCCGTTTTGTCGGTGAAATTGAACAGGTGCCTCCCGCTTTCTCCGCTGTAAAAATTGGCGGGAAACGGGCTTACGACCTTGCCAGAAAAGGGGAGTCTGTGTCCTTGCCTCCCCGGAAAGTAACCATATATTCGCTGCAGGTGCTTGAAATGAACCTGCAACGGAAATTGCCAAGCGTTCGATTTCTGGTCGAATGTTCGAAGGGAACCTATGTCCGGACACTTTGTCATGACTTGGGACAGGCACTTGGAGTTCCGGCCCATATGTCAGCACTTACCCGGACAAAATCAGGCCCCTTTTCGCTGGAAATGGCTCATACTTTGGAGGAAATCGAACAGGCGCAAACGGAAGCAACGGTAGAGAACTTATTGTTGCCGCTATCTGCCGCAGTGGAGTACCTTCCGGTGCAAGCAATTAGCGATAAACTGGAGAGACGAGTGATCAACGGAATGGAAATGCATTTTCCGGCGAAAGACTTGCCTTTGGTGACGGGAAGCCTGTTGCGGATCCAAACCCGTGAAGGAAAACTTCTGGCGATATATCGGGTTGTGGAAACGGACGGACAAACCATTCGTACCAAGCCGGAGAAAGTGTTTAAGCAGCAGGGGAGGCTGGAACTGTGA
- a CDS encoding DHH family phosphoesterase: protein MDRRQMLQEASDFILQNDDFLLITHVQPDGDALGSTLGFAHLLQALGKRYAIAVEEPIPAKFRFLPMSDRIQLASQISRRFSKIVALDCGDIKRFGRCAEFLEPQADILNIDHHKTNDCFGRANLVDLEAAATSQIVFNLASFMGTEIGRDMSVCLYTGILTDTGGFRYGNTTVEVHTIAAELLRNGVSPYDVADRVLETLTWSQLQLIREGLKSLQKDELGKVAWMVVERDLLDRLGAGDEDAEGLVSYARNVQGVEVGILFREKADGTVKASLRSKYHVDVGEIALSLGGGGHARAAGCTLAGPVDKAVAEVLLKVRESLPS, encoded by the coding sequence ATGGACAGACGGCAAATGTTGCAGGAAGCATCCGATTTTATCCTGCAAAACGATGACTTCTTGCTGATTACACATGTACAGCCGGACGGAGATGCGCTGGGTTCCACTCTGGGATTTGCCCATTTGTTGCAAGCCCTGGGAAAACGGTATGCAATTGCAGTTGAGGAACCGATACCCGCCAAATTTCGTTTTTTGCCAATGTCCGACCGTATTCAACTGGCATCTCAGATTTCCCGGAGATTCTCCAAGATTGTGGCGCTGGACTGTGGAGATATCAAGCGATTCGGACGTTGTGCCGAGTTCCTCGAACCGCAGGCTGACATTCTGAATATTGACCATCATAAGACCAACGATTGTTTTGGTAGGGCCAATCTGGTTGATTTGGAGGCTGCTGCCACATCCCAGATCGTATTCAATCTGGCATCTTTCATGGGAACTGAGATCGGCAGGGATATGTCGGTATGTTTATATACAGGCATTTTGACCGATACAGGCGGATTCCGGTACGGCAATACAACTGTGGAAGTGCACACTATTGCGGCTGAACTGTTAAGAAATGGAGTATCTCCCTATGATGTGGCCGACCGTGTGCTGGAAACCTTGACCTGGTCCCAACTGCAACTGATAAGGGAGGGCCTGAAGTCCTTGCAGAAAGACGAATTGGGCAAAGTCGCCTGGATGGTTGTGGAGAGGGATTTGTTGGACCGGCTGGGCGCCGGTGATGAAGACGCAGAAGGGCTGGTCAGCTATGCCCGTAATGTGCAAGGGGTGGAAGTGGGGATTCTTTTCCGTGAAAAAGCGGACGGTACTGTAAAAGCAAGTCTTCGTTCAAAATATCATGTGGATGTTGGCGAAATCGCACTATCTCTGGGGGGCGGAGGACATGCCCGCGCTGCAGGATGCACCTTGGCCGGACCGGTAGACAAAGCGGTAGCGGAGGTCCTTTTGAAAGTGAGAGAGTCGTTACCATCATGA
- the infB gene encoding translation initiation factor IF-2, with protein MNMTSKEIITILNRLNIQVNNHMSVMDPDMITAVEGFMADLKSRAQSKHEEREQDRSSQQQGRPQNGRNKEQGNRPQGQGQGQRPQGQGQGQRPQGQGQGQRPQGQGQGQRPQGQGQGQRSQGQGQGHRSQGQGQGQRSQGQGQGQRSQGQGQGQRPHVAHAQKASAIVEEVLDDTRFYNRDERIAKKPKQSPQGNKDNRKQIGPQANRHHKPGKGNQPRQAQPQAPKQPEGPKTIEIEGPMTVGELSKLIKREPSEVIKKLLFLGIMATINQEIDTDAIELVANDFGIEVVIKEPVDEEALDMLIEEADPSKLEERPPIVTIMGHVDHGKTTLLDAIRETNVTAQEAGGITQHIGAYQVEINGKKITFLDTPGHAAFTTMRARGAQVTDITILVVAADDGVMPQTVEAINHAKAANVPIIVAVNKMDKPDANPDRVRQELTEHGLVAEEWGGDTIFVPISAKKKEGLEHLLEMILLVAEMAELKADPSARPRGTVIEAELDKGRGPVATVLVQNGTLKVGDVVVAGKTFGKVRAMVNDRGRRVKEAGPSGPVEILGLNDVPSAGDLFVVYDDERKARALAEKRIAKERQEQLGAQSRVTLEDLYKQIQEGEVKELNVIIKADVQGSVEALTGSLEKIDVAGVRVRVIHKGVGAVTESDILLATASNAIVIGFNVRPEPNAARMAESEKVDIRLYRVIYEAIEELESAMKGMLDPEFKEVIQGRVEVRQTFKVSKVGTIAGCYVTDGKITRNSQVRVLRDGIVIFEGKLDSLKRFKDDVREVASGYECGLTVENFNDIKEGDVIEAFVMEAVKVQ; from the coding sequence ATGAATATGACCAGCAAAGAGATTATTACCATCCTGAATCGATTAAACATACAAGTCAACAATCACATGAGCGTGATGGATCCAGACATGATTACTGCTGTGGAAGGTTTTATGGCCGATTTGAAAAGCCGTGCGCAGTCCAAACACGAGGAACGGGAACAGGACCGCTCTTCCCAGCAGCAGGGCCGACCGCAAAATGGTCGGAACAAAGAGCAGGGCAACCGTCCGCAAGGCCAGGGCCAAGGGCAGCGTCCGCAAGGCCAGGGCCAAGGGCAGCGTCCGCAAGGCCAGGGCCAGGGGCAGCGTCCGCAAGGCCAGGGCCAGGGGCAGCGTCCGCAAGGCCAGGGCCAGGGGCAGCGTTCGCAAGGCCAGGGCCAGGGACATCGTTCGCAAGGCCAAGGGCAGGGGCAGCGTTCGCAAGGCCAAGGGCAGGGGCAGCGTTCGCAAGGCCAGGGCCAGGGGCAGCGTCCCCATGTGGCTCATGCCCAAAAAGCCAGTGCAATCGTTGAGGAGGTCCTTGACGATACACGTTTCTATAACAGGGATGAACGTATCGCCAAGAAGCCGAAACAAAGCCCTCAAGGAAATAAAGATAACCGTAAACAGATTGGGCCTCAAGCCAATCGTCATCACAAGCCGGGCAAAGGGAACCAGCCCAGACAGGCGCAACCACAAGCTCCAAAACAGCCGGAAGGCCCCAAAACAATTGAAATTGAAGGTCCGATGACGGTCGGTGAATTGTCAAAACTGATCAAACGGGAACCGTCCGAAGTGATCAAGAAACTTCTGTTCCTGGGGATCATGGCGACAATCAATCAGGAAATCGATACAGATGCCATTGAGCTTGTCGCAAACGATTTCGGAATTGAAGTCGTCATCAAAGAACCTGTCGATGAAGAAGCCCTTGATATGCTGATTGAGGAAGCGGATCCCTCTAAGCTTGAAGAGCGTCCTCCAATTGTGACAATCATGGGACACGTGGATCATGGTAAAACCACATTGCTTGACGCTATTCGCGAAACCAATGTTACGGCGCAGGAAGCAGGCGGCATCACCCAGCATATCGGTGCCTATCAAGTGGAGATCAACGGTAAGAAAATCACCTTCCTTGACACACCCGGACACGCTGCATTTACGACAATGCGTGCCCGCGGCGCTCAGGTTACAGATATTACGATTCTGGTGGTAGCTGCTGATGACGGTGTTATGCCACAAACTGTGGAAGCGATCAACCATGCAAAAGCGGCTAATGTTCCGATCATTGTTGCTGTTAACAAAATGGACAAACCGGATGCCAACCCGGATAGGGTTCGCCAGGAATTGACCGAACATGGCCTGGTAGCCGAGGAATGGGGCGGCGACACAATCTTTGTGCCAATTTCCGCCAAGAAGAAAGAAGGCCTTGAGCACTTGCTGGAGATGATTCTGCTTGTGGCTGAGATGGCTGAGTTAAAAGCGGATCCTTCAGCCCGTCCGCGTGGAACGGTGATTGAAGCGGAGCTGGACAAAGGCCGTGGACCGGTGGCTACCGTTCTGGTTCAGAACGGTACCTTGAAAGTCGGGGACGTTGTTGTTGCCGGCAAGACCTTCGGCAAGGTACGGGCGATGGTCAATGACCGCGGACGCCGGGTGAAAGAAGCAGGCCCCTCCGGACCGGTTGAAATTCTGGGACTGAATGACGTACCAAGCGCCGGTGACCTGTTCGTGGTTTATGATGACGAACGCAAAGCCAGAGCATTGGCAGAGAAACGGATCGCCAAAGAACGCCAGGAGCAGCTTGGCGCCCAAAGTCGAGTTACCCTTGAGGATCTGTATAAGCAGATTCAGGAGGGTGAAGTTAAAGAACTGAACGTGATTATCAAGGCGGACGTGCAGGGTTCCGTTGAAGCGCTGACCGGTTCACTGGAAAAAATCGATGTGGCCGGAGTACGTGTTCGCGTCATTCATAAGGGTGTCGGTGCGGTTACGGAATCTGACATCTTGCTGGCAACCGCATCAAACGCCATCGTCATCGGATTTAACGTCCGACCGGAGCCAAACGCGGCTCGTATGGCAGAGTCCGAGAAAGTGGACATCCGGTTGTACAGGGTCATCTACGAAGCAATTGAAGAACTGGAATCCGCCATGAAAGGGATGCTCGACCCTGAATTCAAGGAAGTCATCCAAGGCCGGGTGGAGGTTCGCCAAACGTTTAAAGTCTCCAAGGTTGGCACCATTGCAGGCTGCTACGTAACAGACGGCAAGATTACCCGGAATTCCCAAGTTCGCGTGCTTCGGGACGGCATCGTAATCTTTGAAGGGAAACTTGATTCCCTGAAACGGTTCAAAGATGATGTGCGCGAAGTTGCCAGCGGGTACGAATGCGGTTTGACCGTTGAAAACTTCAACGATATCAAGGAAGGCGACGTCATCGAAGCGTTTGTGATGGAAGCCGTAAAAGTGCAGTAA